One genomic region from Gossypium hirsutum isolate 1008001.06 chromosome D13, Gossypium_hirsutum_v2.1, whole genome shotgun sequence encodes:
- the LOC107920712 gene encoding protein SAWADEE HOMEODOMAIN HOMOLOG 2 isoform X2 gives MGRHPSSGGPAFRFTQTEVAEMEAILQEHHNQMPVREILMSLADKFSESAERKGKIVVQFKQIWNWFQNRRYAIRAKSNKVPGKLNITSMPRDDSNPMRNVPQPVAAPVPPHMTAPMPASTGAGRNLSESYMEFEAKSSRDGAWYDVATFLAHRYLDAGDPEVQVRIAGFGPEEDEWVNIRKHVRQRSLPCEASECVAVLPGDLVLCFQEGKDQALYFDAHVLDAQRRRHDIRGCRCRFLVRYDHDQSEEIVPLRKVCRRPETDYRLQQLHAASNLSNDQHKTSTDQSTALAPKIIGSSTEAMQKLQNPDQSRTATDSHFNVSVAAQTTNQESKILGIVTTDVTDPRISPVKNAMAAAATGIGPGQNVQEAKL, from the exons GTGGCGGAGATGGAGGCTATTCTCCAGGAGCACCATAATCAGATGCCTGTTCGAGAGATCCTTATGAGTCTTGCAGATAAGTTCAG TGAGTCGGCAGAACGGAAAGGGAAGATTGTTGTGCAATTTAAGCAA ATATGGAACTGGTTCCAGAATAGGCGCTATGCGATAAGGGCAAAATCAAACAAGGTTCCTGGGAAGCTAAATATTACATCTATGCCTCGGGATGATTCCAATCCCATGAGAAATGTGCCTCAGCCTGTTGCAGCTCCCGTGCCTCCTCATATGACTGCTCCAATGCCTGCTTCTACAG GTGCAGGAAGGAATTTGTCAGAATCTTATATGGAGTTTGAAGCTAAATCTTCAAGGGATGGTGCATG GTATGATGTTGCGACTTTTCTGGCCCATAGATATTTGGATGCAGGTGATCCG GAAGTACAGGTTCGGATTGCTGGTTTTGGACCAGAGGAGGATGAGTGGGTAAACATTCGCAAGCATGTCAGGCAACGGTCCCTCCCGTGTGAAGCTTCTGAGTGTGTTGCAGTTCTTCCTGGGGACCTTGTACTGTGTTTTCAG GAAGGTAAAGATCAGGCTCTCTACTTTGATGCCCATGTCCTCGATGCGCAAAGGCGGAGGCATGACATACGAGGTTGTCGTTGTAGATTTCTGGTGCGCTACGATCATGACCAGTCTGAG GAAATTGTACCTCTGAGGAAGGTTTGCCGTCGGCCTGAAACTGATTACAGGTTGCAGCAACTGCATGCCGCAAGTAACTTATCCAATGATCAACACAAAACTAGCACCGATCAATCTACTGCTCTCGCACCAAAGATTATCGGTTCATCAACTGAAGCAATGCAAAAGCTGCAGAATCCAGATCAATCCAGGACAGCCACAGATTCACATTTCAATGTTTCTGTAGCTGCACAAACTACAAATCAAGAGTCTAAAATTTTAGGAATTGTGACTACTGATGTAACTGATCCCAGAATTTCCCCCGTCAAGAATGCTATGGCTGCTGCTGCCACTGGCATCGGCCCTGGTCAAAACGTGCAGGAAGCAAAGTTATAG
- the LOC107920712 gene encoding protein SAWADEE HOMEODOMAIN HOMOLOG 2 isoform X1, which translates to MGRHPSSGGPAFRFTQTEVAEMEAILQEHHNQMPVREILMSLADKFSESAERKGKIVVQFKQIWNWFQNRRYAIRAKSNKVPGKLNITSMPRDDSNPMRNVPQPVAAPVPPHMTAPMPASTVPGAGRNLSESYMEFEAKSSRDGAWYDVATFLAHRYLDAGDPEVQVRIAGFGPEEDEWVNIRKHVRQRSLPCEASECVAVLPGDLVLCFQEGKDQALYFDAHVLDAQRRRHDIRGCRCRFLVRYDHDQSEEIVPLRKVCRRPETDYRLQQLHAASNLSNDQHKTSTDQSTALAPKIIGSSTEAMQKLQNPDQSRTATDSHFNVSVAAQTTNQESKILGIVTTDVTDPRISPVKNAMAAAATGIGPGQNVQEAKL; encoded by the exons GTGGCGGAGATGGAGGCTATTCTCCAGGAGCACCATAATCAGATGCCTGTTCGAGAGATCCTTATGAGTCTTGCAGATAAGTTCAG TGAGTCGGCAGAACGGAAAGGGAAGATTGTTGTGCAATTTAAGCAA ATATGGAACTGGTTCCAGAATAGGCGCTATGCGATAAGGGCAAAATCAAACAAGGTTCCTGGGAAGCTAAATATTACATCTATGCCTCGGGATGATTCCAATCCCATGAGAAATGTGCCTCAGCCTGTTGCAGCTCCCGTGCCTCCTCATATGACTGCTCCAATGCCTGCTTCTACAG TTCCAGGTGCAGGAAGGAATTTGTCAGAATCTTATATGGAGTTTGAAGCTAAATCTTCAAGGGATGGTGCATG GTATGATGTTGCGACTTTTCTGGCCCATAGATATTTGGATGCAGGTGATCCG GAAGTACAGGTTCGGATTGCTGGTTTTGGACCAGAGGAGGATGAGTGGGTAAACATTCGCAAGCATGTCAGGCAACGGTCCCTCCCGTGTGAAGCTTCTGAGTGTGTTGCAGTTCTTCCTGGGGACCTTGTACTGTGTTTTCAG GAAGGTAAAGATCAGGCTCTCTACTTTGATGCCCATGTCCTCGATGCGCAAAGGCGGAGGCATGACATACGAGGTTGTCGTTGTAGATTTCTGGTGCGCTACGATCATGACCAGTCTGAG GAAATTGTACCTCTGAGGAAGGTTTGCCGTCGGCCTGAAACTGATTACAGGTTGCAGCAACTGCATGCCGCAAGTAACTTATCCAATGATCAACACAAAACTAGCACCGATCAATCTACTGCTCTCGCACCAAAGATTATCGGTTCATCAACTGAAGCAATGCAAAAGCTGCAGAATCCAGATCAATCCAGGACAGCCACAGATTCACATTTCAATGTTTCTGTAGCTGCACAAACTACAAATCAAGAGTCTAAAATTTTAGGAATTGTGACTACTGATGTAACTGATCCCAGAATTTCCCCCGTCAAGAATGCTATGGCTGCTGCTGCCACTGGCATCGGCCCTGGTCAAAACGTGCAGGAAGCAAAGTTATAG